The Microbulbifer sp. YPW1 genome contains the following window.
CTGCGAACCTGATTGGCTTCTATGAGAAAGATGCCTTCCAAGCTCGCCTCGCCTACAACTGGCGTGATGACTTTCTGCTGGCAACCCGCCAATCGCAGATTGGTGGACAGCCGGTGTTCAATGAGGCCTATGGTCAGTGGGACTTGAACGCGAGTTATGATGTGACCGAGGATGTGTCAGTATTTGTTGAAGGCCTTAACCTCACCGAAGAAACCATCCGTCGCCACGGGCGCTTCTCCAACCAGTTGGTAAGCGCACAGCAGTACGGTGCACGTTATAACATTGGTGTTCGCGCTCGCTTCTAATGCGGGGCAGAGTTGCCTAGTAGTGCCAGGGAAGGCTGCCACATTTGTGGCAGCCTTCTTTGTTTGCGTAACCTTAAAAATATAAGAGAAGGTCCGATATGTCTGATCCAATAAGATCTGTCGTGATTCTTGGTGGCGGCACTGCGGGGTGGATTACCGCCGGTACCCTGGCTGCACGCTTCAAAAAAGACCACGCGCAACCGGTCTCTGTGACACTGGTCGAATCTCCCAGTGTCCCCACCATCGGCGTTGGTGAAGGCACTTGGCCTACCATGCGGAGTACCCTGAAGAAGATGGGAGTCAGGGAAACTGACTTTATCCGGGAGTGTAATGTCGGCTTTAAACAGGGTGCCAAGTTTGCGCGCTGGACCACGGGTGCTGAAGACGATTTTTACTACCATCCACTGGTGCTGCCAGAGGGGTTCCAGTCTCATAATCTCGCCCCATATTGGCTTGCTGGTGGCAGGCAGAGCTCCTTTTCCAGCGCCGTATGTCCTCAGGAATCTTTGTGCGAGCATAACCTTGCTCCCAAGCTGATAGGTACGCCGGAATATTCTGCGGTAGCCAACTATGCCTACCATCTGGATGCAGGTAAGTTTTCCGGTTTCCTGCAAAGGCACTGTACCGAATACCTGGGAGTGCACCATATTCTCGCGGATGTTACCGGTATCGTTGAGTCAGAAAATGGAGATATCGCCAAGCTGCAAACCGATACCGCGGGCGATATCACTGGCGACCTGTTTATCGATTGCAGTGGCTTCCGATCGCGTATCTTGGGCGATCATTATCAGATACCTTTCCGATCCTGTAAGGACGTCCTTTTTATAGACTCAGCACTGGCAGTACAGGTGCCATATGCCAGTGAAGATAGCCCCATTGCCACACATACCATATCTACCGCACAGACGGCTGGTTGGGTGTGGGATATTGGCTTGCAGAACCGTCGTGGGGTAGGGCACGTATTTTCTTCTGCGCACACCGATGAAAGTGGCGCTTTCCGTGAACTTGCTGCTTACCTGAAGCTGAGCGAGTCCGAACTCGATAAGCTCGGGGTACGCAAGATCCCTATTGAGC
Protein-coding sequences here:
- a CDS encoding tryptophan halogenase family protein; this translates as MSDPIRSVVILGGGTAGWITAGTLAARFKKDHAQPVSVTLVESPSVPTIGVGEGTWPTMRSTLKKMGVRETDFIRECNVGFKQGAKFARWTTGAEDDFYYHPLVLPEGFQSHNLAPYWLAGGRQSSFSSAVCPQESLCEHNLAPKLIGTPEYSAVANYAYHLDAGKFSGFLQRHCTEYLGVHHILADVTGIVESENGDIAKLQTDTAGDITGDLFIDCSGFRSRILGDHYQIPFRSCKDVLFIDSALAVQVPYASEDSPIATHTISTAQTAGWVWDIGLQNRRGVGHVFSSAHTDESGAFRELAAYLKLSESELDKLGVRKIPIEPGHREKFWHRNCVAIGLSAGFLEPLEASALVLVEISANMIAEQFPASRAAMDVIARRFNETFRYRWDRIIDFLKLHYVLTKRTDSEFWIDNCDPATVPESLKELLTLWRYQPPWHEDFDRAVEVFPAASYQYVLYGMGFDTSASAFGLSSSHHEQAQQLLRQKQNATQQMLAGLEKHRNLINKICQYGLQRV